A region of Streptomyces paludis DNA encodes the following proteins:
- a CDS encoding isochorismatase family protein, translating into MSRAKDSTERALIVIDVQESFRVHPLWETISDPKIADRVHRLVQLARQAGDLVVWVLHSEPGSGGVFDPALGHVRLMDGLERAADGASEPLIHKTSHNAFTTTNLQQLLTSRGIRALTVCGIRTEQCVETTTRVAADLGYDVTLVIDATATNPIPHRDAPAGQSVAELLADPRTLPAEEAIRRTEYALAGRFATIATIDQIEAGAEFAVEAVK; encoded by the coding sequence ATGAGCCGAGCCAAAGACAGTACAGAGCGCGCCCTGATCGTCATCGACGTCCAGGAGTCCTTCCGCGTCCATCCGCTGTGGGAGACCATCTCCGATCCGAAGATCGCCGACCGGGTGCACCGCCTCGTCCAGCTCGCCCGTCAGGCCGGGGATCTCGTGGTGTGGGTGCTGCACTCCGAGCCCGGCAGCGGCGGTGTCTTCGACCCGGCCCTCGGCCATGTCCGGCTGATGGACGGGCTGGAGCGGGCGGCCGACGGGGCATCGGAGCCGCTGATCCACAAGACCTCGCACAACGCCTTCACCACCACCAACCTGCAACAACTCCTCACCTCGCGCGGCATCCGCGCGCTCACCGTCTGCGGTATCCGCACCGAGCAGTGCGTGGAGACGACCACCCGCGTCGCCGCCGACCTCGGCTATGACGTCACCCTCGTCATCGACGCGACCGCGACCAACCCCATCCCCCACCGCGACGCCCCCGCAGGCCAGAGCGTCGCGGAGCTGCTGGCCGACCCGCGTACGCTCCCGGCCGAGGAGGCCATCCGGCGTACGGAGTACGCCCTCGCCGGCCGCTTCGCCACCATCGCGACGATCGACCAGATCGAGGCCGGGGCCGAGTTCGCGGTCGAGGCAGTCAAGTAA
- a CDS encoding GlxA family transcriptional regulator, which translates to MSRIVFFLVPGIHLLDLAGPAQVFSTAAGLGYPYALSHISEQPQVPSAQGLPLVAGVDWPALTAEDLILVPGWRTGTGTGTGTGTPADGSTSAHADGNTGAPAAQPPIGAAALQVLRDHHAAGGTVASVCAGADALGRAGLLDGRRCTTHHDFQDELARRHPGAVVVRDVLFTVDDRVITSAGIASGIDLALHLVAVRHGPAVAARVARDMVVHTRRNGHEPQSSAMLRHRSHLDDTVHRTQNLIDARFAEPLPLTALAAAVGVSERTLTRLFTRATGLTPLRYQQTLRLERAQHLVGNGATLDAAARSVGFEDARMLRRLRARTG; encoded by the coding sequence GTGAGCCGTATCGTCTTCTTCCTCGTGCCCGGGATCCATCTGCTGGACCTGGCCGGACCGGCCCAGGTCTTCTCCACGGCCGCCGGCCTCGGGTACCCGTACGCGCTCTCCCACATCTCCGAGCAGCCCCAGGTCCCCAGCGCCCAGGGGCTGCCCCTGGTGGCCGGGGTCGACTGGCCCGCGCTCACGGCCGAGGATCTGATCCTGGTGCCCGGCTGGCGGACCGGCACCGGCACCGGTACCGGCACCGGCACCCCGGCGGACGGAAGCACAAGCGCCCACGCGGACGGAAACACCGGCGCCCCCGCCGCCCAACCCCCCATCGGCGCCGCCGCCCTCCAGGTCCTCCGGGACCACCACGCCGCCGGCGGTACGGTCGCCAGCGTCTGCGCCGGGGCCGACGCGCTCGGCCGGGCCGGGCTGCTCGACGGGCGGCGCTGCACCACCCACCACGACTTCCAGGACGAGCTGGCCCGGCGCCACCCCGGCGCGGTGGTCGTCCGCGATGTGCTGTTCACCGTGGACGACCGGGTGATCACCTCGGCCGGTATCGCCAGCGGCATCGATCTGGCCCTGCACCTGGTCGCGGTACGGCACGGGCCCGCCGTCGCCGCGCGGGTCGCCCGCGACATGGTCGTCCACACCCGTCGCAACGGCCATGAACCACAGTCCAGCGCGATGCTGCGGCACCGGTCCCACCTGGACGACACCGTGCACCGTACCCAGAACCTCATCGACGCCCGCTTCGCCGAGCCGCTCCCCCTGACCGCCCTGGCCGCCGCCGTCGGCGTCAGCGAGCGCACCCTCACCCGCCTCTTCACCCGCGCCACCGGGCTCACCCCGCTCCGTTACCAGCAGACGCTGCGCCTCGAACGCGCCCAGCACCTCGTCGGCAACGGCGCGACACTCGACGCCGCCGCCCGCTCCGTCGGTTTCGAGGACGCGCGCATGCTGCGGCGCCTCCGCGCCCGTACGGGCTGA
- a CDS encoding beta-L-arabinofuranosidase domain-containing protein, giving the protein MTPPPPPPLNRRVFLHAATLIAAAPGLSLLPAGRSSAAVPRAAAAAASLRPFALKDVTLGPGVFAAKRALMLDYARGYDVDRLLQVFRANAGLDARGAVAPGGWEGLDGEANGNLRGHYTGHFLSMLAQSYGSTGEEVYAERIRTIVGALTEVREALRREPAVLSVPGRSTQSTGDAARTAVENVRGSYQYVELPPAVLNASPAVTLSAWVRPTHNAAWARVFDFGDGTTRYLYLAVRNASGVPRFALTTGGAGAEQAVNGTAPLPLDRWSHLAVTLSGTTAILYVDGVAVGRNTAMTLTPRSLGTPANNWLGRSNYPADPLFAGALDDVDIWSRALSPAEVAELGTGSGTAAPSAGAGDLASYRMDETSGGTLADASGRALHATLRRSWGGPSHPGFLAAYPETQFIALESMTRGDYTAVWAPYYTAHKILRGLLDAYLNTDDARALDLAAGLCDWMHFRLSRLPASTLQRMWGIFSSGEFGGIVEAICDLYALTHRPEHLALARLFDLDRLIDACVAGDDILDGMHANQHIPIFTGLVRLYEETGEARYLTAARNFWDMVVPHRTYGIGGTSTAEFWRARGVIAGTLSDTTAETCCAYNMLKLSRTLFFHDRDPKYMDYYERALHNQVLGSKQDRPDAEKPLVTYFIGLLPGQVRDYTPKAGTTCCEGTGMESATKYQDSVYFAEADGSALYVNLYSASTLTWADRGVTVTQTTDFPVEQGSTLTINTTAGNRPAAFDLRLRVPEWARDGVKVTVNGVPVPETPRPGGYFTLSRTWRAGDTVRIDVPFRLRTESALDAPATQTLFYGPVNLVARDPRRTFLPVSLHHNTALSGDLLPSLTPVPGSPLHFTTPDGITFAPFAEGTEDPTHAYIHRTEPRVVLGTLDSGVTNPSAPDGTTLLDAIWAGAPFASKRALVDAVAATVRTWTAEGRLSEADGDRILSTARRASYQP; this is encoded by the coding sequence ATGACACCGCCACCCCCACCGCCGCTCAACCGACGCGTCTTCCTCCACGCCGCGACCCTGATCGCGGCGGCACCCGGCCTCTCCCTCCTCCCCGCCGGACGGTCCTCTGCGGCCGTACCCCGCGCCGCTGCCGCCGCCGCCTCGCTGCGCCCCTTCGCCCTCAAGGACGTCACCCTCGGCCCCGGTGTCTTCGCCGCCAAGCGCGCGCTGATGCTCGACTACGCCCGGGGGTACGACGTCGACCGCCTCCTCCAGGTCTTCCGCGCCAACGCCGGGCTCGACGCGCGCGGCGCGGTCGCCCCCGGCGGCTGGGAGGGGCTCGACGGCGAGGCCAACGGCAATCTGCGCGGGCACTACACCGGCCACTTCCTCAGCATGCTCGCGCAGTCCTACGGGAGTACGGGCGAGGAGGTGTACGCCGAGCGGATCCGCACGATCGTCGGCGCCCTCACCGAGGTCCGCGAGGCGCTCCGGCGGGAGCCGGCCGTACTCTCCGTGCCGGGCCGGAGCACCCAAAGCACGGGAGACGCCGCGCGTACGGCCGTCGAGAACGTCCGGGGCTCGTACCAGTACGTCGAACTGCCGCCCGCCGTCCTGAACGCCTCCCCCGCCGTCACCCTCTCCGCCTGGGTGCGGCCCACGCACAACGCCGCCTGGGCGCGGGTCTTCGACTTCGGCGACGGCACCACCCGCTATCTCTACCTCGCCGTCCGCAACGCCTCCGGAGTCCCGCGCTTCGCGCTCACCACCGGCGGTGCGGGCGCCGAGCAGGCCGTCAACGGGACGGCGCCGCTGCCGCTCGACCGGTGGAGCCATCTCGCGGTCACCCTCTCCGGCACCACCGCGATCCTGTACGTGGACGGTGTCGCCGTCGGACGCAACACCGCGATGACACTCACCCCGCGCTCGCTCGGCACCCCGGCCAACAACTGGCTCGGGCGGTCGAATTACCCGGCGGACCCGCTCTTCGCGGGCGCGCTCGACGACGTCGACATCTGGTCGCGGGCGCTGTCCCCGGCGGAGGTCGCCGAACTCGGCACGGGCTCCGGCACCGCCGCCCCCTCCGCCGGGGCGGGCGATCTCGCCTCGTACCGTATGGACGAGACCTCCGGCGGCACCCTCGCCGACGCCTCGGGCCGTGCCCTGCACGCCACCCTGCGCCGTTCCTGGGGCGGCCCGAGCCACCCCGGCTTCCTCGCGGCGTACCCGGAGACGCAGTTCATCGCGCTGGAGTCGATGACGCGGGGCGACTACACGGCGGTGTGGGCGCCGTACTACACCGCGCACAAGATCCTGCGCGGTCTGCTCGACGCGTATCTCAACACCGACGACGCCCGCGCGCTGGACCTCGCGGCCGGGCTCTGCGACTGGATGCACTTCCGGCTGTCGCGGCTGCCCGCGAGCACACTGCAACGGATGTGGGGGATCTTCTCCAGCGGCGAGTTCGGCGGGATCGTGGAGGCGATCTGCGATCTGTACGCGCTCACGCACCGGCCCGAACACCTCGCGCTCGCCCGGCTCTTCGACCTCGACCGGCTGATCGACGCGTGTGTGGCGGGGGACGACATCCTCGACGGTATGCACGCCAACCAGCACATCCCGATCTTCACCGGGCTGGTCCGGCTGTACGAGGAGACGGGCGAGGCCCGGTATCTCACGGCCGCCCGGAACTTCTGGGACATGGTCGTGCCACACCGGACGTACGGGATCGGCGGGACCAGCACCGCCGAGTTCTGGCGGGCGCGCGGTGTCATCGCGGGCACACTGAGCGACACCACCGCCGAGACATGCTGTGCGTACAACATGCTGAAGCTGAGCCGGACGCTCTTCTTCCACGACCGCGACCCGAAGTACATGGACTACTACGAACGCGCCCTCCACAACCAGGTTCTCGGCTCCAAGCAGGACCGGCCGGACGCCGAGAAGCCGCTGGTCACGTACTTCATCGGGCTGCTGCCGGGGCAGGTGCGCGACTACACGCCCAAGGCGGGGACGACCTGCTGCGAGGGCACGGGGATGGAGAGCGCGACCAAGTACCAGGACTCGGTGTACTTCGCGGAGGCGGACGGTTCGGCGCTGTACGTCAACCTCTACAGCGCGTCCACACTGACCTGGGCGGACCGGGGTGTCACGGTCACGCAGACGACGGACTTCCCGGTGGAGCAGGGCTCGACGCTCACCATAAACACAACCGCCGGCAATCGACCCGCCGCCTTCGACCTGCGGCTTCGCGTACCGGAGTGGGCGCGGGACGGCGTCAAGGTGACCGTGAACGGCGTCCCCGTACCGGAGACCCCCCGCCCCGGCGGCTACTTCACCCTCTCCCGCACCTGGCGCGCCGGTGACACGGTCCGTATCGACGTCCCGTTCCGGCTGCGGACGGAATCGGCCCTGGACGCCCCGGCGACGCAGACCCTGTTCTACGGCCCGGTCAACCTCGTCGCCCGCGATCCCCGCCGTACCTTCCTGCCCGTCTCCCTCCACCACAACACCGCGCTCTCCGGCGACCTCCTGCCCTCCCTGACCCCGGTGCCCGGCAGCCCGCTGCACTTCACCACGCCGGACGGCATCACCTTCGCGCCCTTCGCCGAGGGCACGGAGGACCCCACCCACGCCTATATCCACCGCACCGAACCGCGCGTCGTCCTCGGCACCCTCGACTCCGGCGTCACCAACCCGTCCGCCCCGGACGGTACGACGCTCCTGGACGCGATCTGGGCCGGCGCCCCCTTCGCCTCCAAGCGCGCCCTGGTCGACGCGGTGGCGGCGACCGTACGGACGTGGACGGCGGAGGGCCGCCTGAGCGAGGCGGACGGCGACCGGATCCTGTCGACGGCGCGCCGGGCCTCGTACCAACCGTGA